The sequence TGTATGGTTTTGTGGGAGACCAAGTAAAAGTGTGGGGGcacatagagttgaggacaacCTTCACTGGCGACACGACTTCCCGCACTACTaacatcaggtaccttgttgttAATGCTCCCTCAGCCTATAACATACTTTTGGGCAGGCCAGCTTTGAACAGGATTGGGGTAGTAGCCTCTtcgaggcatatgaagatgaagttgtctTCCCTTGAAGGAGAGGTGATCATCATGAAGTCTGATCAAAAGGAGACTAAAAGGTGCTACGAGAACAGCCTCAAAACCAAGAGAGGAGTGTGCGCAGTCACCACCCAACCTCCAAGGGAAGAAGGGGTCACCCGCGTCGAGATCGCCCAAGAGAGACAACCTGAGCCCGTAGAAGAAGTGCTGGAGAGGGAGATCAGGGGTGAGAAGTTCAAGCTTGGCAAGTCTTTAGGCCAAGAAGCACAGGACTAGATTGTCGAGGTCATTGCACGGCAcatggatgccttcgcatggtctgcctcagaCATGCCTGGCATTGACCTcgatttcttgtgtcatcaCCTCACCATGGAGCCACAGGCCCGACCTgtccgccagagaaggagaaagttcaatgatgATAGGCATCAGGTCATCAGGGAAGAGACCCAGAAGTTGTTGAGcgttggccacatcagggagattcaatacccggAGTGGCTGGCGAACGTAGTGTTGGTCAAGAAGGCCagcgggaagtggaggatgtgcgtggacttcacaaATCTTAACAAagcctgcccgaaggactcctatccgctgcccagcattgacGCCGTGGTAGATAGTGCCTCAGGATGTAGGCTTCTTAGCTTCCGGGATGCTTTCTCTGGGTATAACCAGATTCGaatgcatcccagggacgaatgcaagacaaCGCTCATGACGGAGCTCTCCTATTATTGTTAcaaagtgatgccttttgggctcaAGAACGCAGGGGCAacctaccagaggttgatggatagagTACTTGCGCCCATGATAGGGCGGAATGTCCAGgcgtatgtggatgacatggtggtcacctccctGGTGAAGGATCAGCACGTCGCTAATTTGGAAGAGCTATTTACCACAATAGCTAAGTACAAATTAAAGTTGAACCCTGAAAAGTGTGTGTTTGGGGTAGAGGCAGACAAGTTCTTACGGTCCCTACTCACTCGgcgtgggatagaggcgaaccctgagaagtgcgcTGCAATCATAGCCATGCGCATTCCGATCTcagtaaaggaggtgcaacagttgacagggggTATGGTCGCTTTGTCTAGATTCGTGTTAGCAGGAAGAgataaggggcatccctatttccagtgcctaAAGAGAAATAGCAAGTTTGTATGGACCAAGGAGTGTGAGGAGTcgttcctcaagttgaaggaataCTTGGCCAGCCCACCGATACTGTGAAAGCCACAACTAGGCACCTTGCATCGTTTGAACTTCGCAGTCATAGACCGGGCGATCAGCTCGATCCTGGTTCAGAAGCAGGATCAGGTACAAAAGTCGATATATTTCGTGAGCAAAGTTTTGCAAGGGCCTgaggtgagataccaggccATAGAAAAGGCAGCCCTAGCAGTAGTATTTTCAGCACAAAGACTTCACCACTATTTCCAGATCTTCACCATAATCGTGATGACAGACCTGCCAATTCGCAAGGTCTTATAAAACCCGATGTGGCGGTACGAATGGTGCATTGGGCGGTTGAGCTATCAGAGTTAGACGTACAGTATGAACCTAGAGGACCTATCAAAGGCCAGGTTTATGCTGACTTCGtagtagagctctcctcggcaATCGCGCACAAAGAGGAAGCAGGTTTCAGGTGGGTCCTCTCTGTAGATGGGTCCTCTAACCAATAGGGTAGTGGGGCtggtgtcatcttggaaggaccaaatgggttcttgatcgagcaggccttacggtttgctttcaaggccagtaacaaccaggcggagtatgaggccttGATAGCTGGAATGTTGCTAGCCAAAGAGATGGGGGCGAAGAGTTTGCTGGTGAAGAGTGACTCCTTGTTAGTAACGGGGCAGGTTATGGGAGAATACCAGGCCAATGACCCCCAAATGGCAGCATACCTACAGTATGTCCAGATTCTCAAGGAGACTTTTGCGGTGTTCGAATTAGACACAGAAAATTTGGTAAACCaaacagtcagcacgtttttatgaaaaacagaggaacctatactggaatgaaaaacagaattgagaaacttcaaaagacacaatagaattgatgtttaagaacttgtatagatctaatacacaaacatgaactcaaaactaaaaataaaatgcaccaaaggatcaagaaaaacAGAAACCAAAATTTGTACTCAAATAAAAGCAATCAACCAAAGATAGCAAGAAAGTACTACTAGGAATTGATGACATTATAGgaaaaaacatgactagacaaaacaagtatggattcaaaaattaaaatgactcaagcaCAATGCATTAACaacaattaaaacagcaagaaatactcaaaaaacacaaaaacaaaatcaCTAATCACAAAAACAGAATCAAAGTGTGCAGCAACTCAAAATTTTTTTTGCACAcaaccatagctctagataccacatgatatgagttggattgaaCATAGACACTTTTAAACTCATGAAAACAACATTATATGAGAATGAAAACAACAATTCAAGGATCAAAGAGTGCTTAAACAATGAAAACGAAATTACATCAACAAAACAACTagctgaaaacagaaatggaatcaaggaagcttaaggagtcatcaatggagacatagctttccaaaatgatgatccaaactcaaTAAGAGTGTTATCTCCTTGTAAACATCCATGGAACAAGATATTAAACGCAATTGAATTTAAAACAAAAGGTacataatagaaaaaaatgaagaacaacacaaggAACACAAGAACAATCGGTGGAAATGAGAAAAACATTAAAGAGATGctaaactaccgaatgaaattgcaaaagaagatgaaaggaatGACACTTATGGAATGAAGCTCGGCTGGAATGAGAATTTGGAACtgcatcacgccacttggaggtcttgttccaagataagtgaaaggaagttgtcacttgaagctctccaatggcacacaagataaggctatggaagaaggagaaaccaaaactcacaattctctctcaatttgagtagagtttctctatatccaatttccaattctgaattttacaaaggcaagcaccttatttatagcctaagaggtgctgaaatgagaagctaaatcaaattcaaattcccCCCTAAATGACACTAAAATGGCGCCaactagagcatgaggaaggtgtgacttcctttctagttttggcacctcctatatgacacctacaccccccccccactaagtcacatggacaatgtgactctctctaatacattcacacctatttatttaatatatgcaCCCCTACACTATAcaatagaaataagaagagtcatcttttgacactcttgtcccaaagctcttgccatgctcctagtgattctttgggcttgggccccttcttgggcttgggtgtcatgggcttgggcgtcctctacttggtttccatcaagaatgcccgagctaacttgctagcaaagctcgccagttcaggcaaggggggcagacagaggacagtcATACAGGAGCCCCTGAGGACACCTCGAACCACCACAGACGGCCAACAAAAGTCCAACAAGAAGTCCAGCAAATAAGCACCTCGAAAGGTGTTAAGAAAGTCAttggtcgttgactcaagaaacgtTGAAACCGCCCAGAATAAGCACGTATGCGATATCAAGGGAAGAGTCAATGCACGTTTGCCTAGTTGAAGGAGGCGAAacttggatgacaccctaccaaCGCTACTTGGTTGATGGGATACTCCCGCTGGAACCCACAGAGCCCAGAGTAGTCAAGGAAAATTCGAGCAAATACACCTTGATTGACAGGGATTTGTTCAGACACGGGTATACTCACCCTACCCTGATATATGTAAGTGGTGAGCAGTGCACGCGCATTATGGCATAACttcacgaagggatatgcgggagTCACATTGGTGGTCGAGCTCTCTCATCGAAGGCCATTCACGCTGGATACTACtagccaaccatgagggaagactgTACGAGGTATGCACAGCGGTGCAAATAGTGCCAACAACATGCTggctggcacaaggcacccccagaagagttGAGATCGATTCATAGCCCATGGTCGTTTCATACCTAGGGGTTCCCTCTAGCATTcgacagatgaagtacctcgtggttgtCATTGAGTACTTTACAAAGTGGATAGAAGCTGAGCCAGTTGCACAAATCACAGCCCACAAggtccaacactttgtgtggaagaacatagtatgCCGTTTTGGAGTCCCAAAACGTTTGGTGTCcgataatggcacccagtttgcaagccaacagttgggcaagTTGCGCATAGAGCTTGGAGtaaagcaggtgtttgcatcagtcgaacacccctaGACAAACGGGCAGGTCGAGTTTGCCAACCAAGTTCTGCTCAGAGGTctaaagagaaggctggagaaagccaaggggaCTAGGGCATAAGAGGTTCCTAGAATTGtttgggcttaccacaccactccccagtCCATTACCAAAGAGATaccctttagcttggtgtatgtttcggacgcaatgattcctgtagaaatccaggagagttCACCATGTTTTTAGAACTTCgtggctgaagaatccaacgaagaaagaaatgtgaacctggacctactggatgaagtcagggaggaggctcGCATCAAGGCTTCAAGAGAaaggtggagtacaagtacaactcca is a genomic window of Phaseolus vulgaris cultivar G19833 unplaced genomic scaffold, P. vulgaris v2.0 scaffold_23, whole genome shotgun sequence containing:
- the LOC137817244 gene encoding uncharacterized protein → MVHWAVELSELDVQYEPRGPIKGQGSGAGVILEGPNGFLIEQALRFAFKASNNQAEYEALIAGMLLAKEMGAKSLLVKSDSLLVTGQVMGEYQANDPQMAAYLQYVQILKETFAVFELDTENLKMKRETNNRKKEKVEAIGKEIKKPRSQKSKRKKKQKEDLKGLKGIGLQRKVGRKKGSERSDKEKAW